One window of the Enterobacter huaxiensis genome contains the following:
- the ptsG gene encoding PTS glucose transporter subunit IIBC, translated as MFKNAFANLQKVGKSLMLPVSVLPIAGILLGVGSANFSWLPAVVSHVMAEAGGSVFANMPLIFAIGVALGFTNNDGVSALAAVVAYGIMVKTMAVVAPLVLHLPAEEIAAKHLADTGVLGGIISGAIAAYMFNRFYRIKLPEYLGFFAGKRFVPIISGLAAIFTGVILSFIWPPIGTAIQTFSQWAAYQNPVVAFGIYGFIERCLVPFGLHHIWNVPFQMQIGEYTNAAGQVFHGDIPRYMAGDPTAGKLSGGFLFKMYGLPAAAIAIWHSAKPENRAKVGGIMISAALTSFLTGITEPIEFSFMFVAPILYIIHAVLAGLAFPICILLGMRDGTSFSHGLIDFIVLSGNSSKLWLFPIVGACYAVVYYTVFRVLIKALDLKTPGREDASEDSKSAATSEMAPALIAAFGGKENITNLDACITRLRVSVADVAKVDQPGLKKLGAAGVVVAGSGVQAIFGTKSDNLKTEMDEYIRNS; from the coding sequence ATGTTTAAGAATGCATTTGCTAACCTGCAAAAGGTCGGTAAATCGCTGATGCTGCCAGTATCCGTACTGCCTATCGCAGGTATCCTGCTGGGTGTCGGTTCTGCTAACTTCAGCTGGCTGCCAGCCGTAGTTTCCCACGTGATGGCAGAAGCAGGCGGTTCTGTTTTTGCTAACATGCCGCTGATCTTCGCGATCGGTGTTGCGCTGGGCTTCACCAACAACGACGGCGTATCTGCGCTGGCGGCGGTTGTTGCCTACGGCATCATGGTGAAAACCATGGCTGTGGTTGCGCCTCTGGTTCTGCATTTACCTGCTGAAGAGATCGCGGCGAAACACCTGGCTGATACCGGTGTTCTCGGCGGTATCATCTCCGGTGCGATTGCAGCGTATATGTTCAACCGCTTCTATCGCATCAAGCTGCCTGAGTATCTGGGCTTCTTCGCGGGCAAGCGTTTTGTTCCGATCATCTCTGGTCTGGCGGCGATTTTCACTGGCGTGATCCTGTCCTTCATCTGGCCACCAATCGGAACTGCAATCCAGACCTTCTCTCAGTGGGCGGCTTACCAGAACCCGGTTGTAGCGTTCGGTATCTACGGCTTCATCGAGCGTTGCCTGGTACCGTTTGGTCTGCACCACATCTGGAACGTTCCATTCCAGATGCAGATTGGTGAATACACCAACGCAGCAGGTCAGGTGTTCCACGGCGATATCCCACGTTACATGGCGGGCGACCCAACTGCAGGCAAACTGTCTGGCGGCTTCCTGTTCAAAATGTACGGTCTGCCGGCCGCTGCGATTGCAATCTGGCACTCTGCTAAACCAGAGAACCGTGCAAAAGTGGGCGGTATCATGATCTCCGCAGCGCTGACCTCGTTCCTGACCGGTATCACCGAACCGATCGAGTTCTCCTTCATGTTCGTTGCGCCGATCCTGTACATCATTCACGCGGTGCTGGCTGGCCTGGCGTTCCCAATCTGTATCCTGCTGGGTATGCGTGACGGTACATCGTTCTCTCACGGTCTGATCGACTTCATCGTTCTGTCCGGTAACAGCAGCAAACTGTGGCTGTTCCCAATCGTGGGCGCGTGCTACGCCGTTGTTTACTACACCGTCTTCCGCGTGCTGATTAAAGCACTGGACCTGAAAACTCCAGGTCGTGAAGATGCGTCAGAAGACAGCAAATCAGCTGCAACCAGCGAAATGGCTCCGGCTCTGATCGCAGCGTTCGGCGGTAAAGAAAACATCACTAACCTGGACGCGTGTATCACTCGTCTGCGTGTGAGCGTTGCTGACGTCGCAAAAGTTGACCAGCCTGGCCTGAAGAAATTGGGCGCAGCAGGTGTTGTTGTTGCAGGTTCTGGCGTTCAGGCCATCTTCGGGACGAAATCCGATAACCTGAAAACAGAAATGGATGAGTACATCCGCAACAGCTAA
- a CDS encoding metal-dependent hydrolase: MFLVDSHCHLDGLDYQSLHKDVDDVLAKAAARDVKFCLAVATTLPGYRAMRELVGVRENVVFSCGVHPLNQDEAYDVEALRRLAAEEGVVAMGETGLDYFYTPETKPRQQESFRNHIRIGRELNKPVIVHTRDARADTLAILQEEKVTDCGGVLHCFTEDRETAGKLLDLGFYISFSGIVTFRNAEQLRDAARYVPLDRILVETDSPYLAPVPHRGKENQPAMTRDVAEYMAVLKGVSIDELARTTTENFANLFHIDPARLQSV; the protein is encoded by the coding sequence ATGTTTTTAGTCGACTCACACTGCCATCTCGATGGCCTGGATTACCAATCTCTGCATAAAGACGTCGACGACGTGCTGGCGAAGGCCGCCGCTCGTGACGTGAAATTTTGCCTGGCCGTGGCGACCACGCTGCCGGGCTATCGCGCCATGCGTGAGCTGGTGGGCGTTCGCGAAAACGTCGTCTTCTCCTGCGGCGTGCATCCTCTGAATCAGGACGAAGCGTACGACGTAGAAGCGTTACGTCGTCTGGCGGCGGAAGAGGGCGTGGTGGCGATGGGGGAAACCGGGCTGGATTATTTTTACACGCCGGAAACGAAGCCGCGCCAGCAGGAGTCCTTCCGCAACCATATCCGCATTGGCCGCGAGCTGAACAAGCCGGTTATCGTGCACACCCGTGATGCCCGCGCCGATACGCTGGCGATCCTTCAGGAAGAAAAGGTGACGGATTGCGGGGGCGTACTACACTGTTTCACAGAAGACAGAGAAACGGCGGGTAAGCTGCTTGATTTAGGCTTTTATATCTCGTTTTCGGGGATCGTGACGTTCCGTAACGCGGAACAACTGCGTGATGCTGCGCGTTATGTCCCGCTCGATCGTATTCTGGTGGAAACAGACTCGCCGTATCTGGCACCGGTACCGCATCGCGGTAAAGAGAACCAGCCAGCCATGACGAGAGATGTGGCTGAGTATATGGCCGTTCTGAAGGGCGTAAGCATCGATGAGCTGGCCCGCACCACGACCGAAAACTTCGCAAACTTGTTCCACATCGACCCCGCCCGCCTGCAATCTGTCTGA
- the holB gene encoding DNA polymerase III subunit delta', with the protein MKWYPWLRPHFEQLINSYQAGRGHHALLIQALPGMGDDALIYAITRFLMCQQPEGHKSCGKCRGCQLMQAGTHPDYYTLELEKGKSTLGIDAVREVSEKLYEHARLGGAKVVWLNDAALLTEAAANALLKTLEEPPEKTWFFLSCREPGRLLATLRSRCRLHHLAVPQESWALTWLEREVTVSQDAALAALRLSSGAPAAALALLQKDVWSQREALCRAVESAVDSGDWLSVLPALNSDRAAERLHWLAALLLDSLKTQQGATLLSNPDVWPLVNTLANRLSGTSLRAILHDVCQSREQLLTVTGLNRELLLTDQLLRIEHYLQPGVIPPVSHL; encoded by the coding sequence ATGAAATGGTATCCATGGTTGCGCCCCCATTTTGAACAGCTGATTAACAGCTATCAGGCTGGTCGGGGGCATCATGCGTTACTGATTCAGGCATTGCCGGGAATGGGCGATGATGCGTTAATTTACGCCATCACCCGTTTTCTGATGTGCCAGCAGCCAGAAGGGCATAAAAGCTGCGGTAAATGCCGCGGCTGCCAGCTGATGCAGGCGGGCACGCATCCGGACTACTACACGCTGGAGCTTGAAAAAGGCAAAAGCACGCTCGGTATTGATGCGGTGCGTGAGGTCAGCGAGAAGCTGTACGAGCACGCGCGTCTGGGCGGCGCAAAGGTGGTCTGGCTGAACGATGCTGCGCTCCTGACTGAAGCAGCCGCCAATGCGCTGCTCAAAACGCTGGAAGAACCGCCGGAAAAAACCTGGTTTTTCCTGTCATGCCGGGAGCCTGGAAGATTACTCGCCACGCTGCGCAGCCGCTGTCGCCTTCACCACCTCGCGGTACCTCAGGAATCCTGGGCGTTGACCTGGCTTGAGCGTGAAGTGACGGTGTCACAGGATGCGGCATTAGCTGCCCTGCGCCTGAGCAGCGGTGCTCCGGCGGCGGCGCTGGCCCTGCTGCAGAAAGACGTCTGGTCTCAGCGCGAAGCGCTCTGCCGTGCTGTCGAATCCGCTGTCGACAGCGGCGACTGGCTGAGCGTGCTGCCTGCGCTCAATAGCGATCGCGCGGCCGAGCGCCTGCACTGGCTGGCCGCCTTGCTGCTGGATTCGCTCAAGACCCAACAGGGAGCTACGCTCCTGAGCAACCCTGACGTCTGGCCGCTGGTGAATACGCTGGCGAACCGCCTGTCTGGCACCTCTCTGCGCGCTATCCTTCATGACGTTTGCCAGAGTCGCGAACAGCTTTTAACGGTGACCGGTCTTAATCGCGAGCTTTTACTGACCGACCAGCTGCTGCGTATCGAACATTACCTGCAACCCGGCGTGATACCGCCTGTTTCCCATCTCTGA
- the tmk gene encoding dTMP kinase, translated as MRSKYIVIEGLEGAGKTTARNVVVDTLKALGVAEMVFTREPGGTQLAEKLRSLVLDIKSVGDEVIADKAEVLMFYAARVQLVETVIKPALAEGKWVIGDRHDLSTQAYQGGGRSIDRVMLATLRDAVLGDFRPDLTLYLDVTPEVGLKRARARGELDRIEQESFDFFNRTRARYLELAGKDSSIRTIDATQSLDDVTRDIQHTVTQWVQEQKA; from the coding sequence ATGCGCAGTAAATACATTGTCATTGAGGGACTTGAAGGGGCGGGTAAAACCACCGCCCGCAACGTGGTGGTAGATACGCTCAAAGCGCTTGGCGTGGCGGAGATGGTCTTCACCCGCGAGCCGGGCGGTACGCAACTGGCTGAAAAACTGCGCAGCCTGGTACTGGATATCAAATCCGTTGGCGACGAAGTTATCGCTGACAAAGCCGAAGTGCTGATGTTCTACGCGGCGCGCGTTCAGCTTGTAGAGACGGTTATCAAACCGGCGCTGGCGGAAGGTAAATGGGTCATTGGCGATCGTCACGATTTGTCGACGCAGGCCTATCAGGGCGGCGGTCGTAGTATTGATCGGGTCATGCTGGCGACGCTGCGCGATGCTGTTCTTGGTGATTTCCGTCCCGACCTGACGCTCTATCTGGACGTGACGCCGGAAGTGGGCCTTAAACGCGCCCGCGCGCGCGGCGAGCTGGACCGTATAGAGCAAGAGTCATTCGACTTCTTTAACCGCACCCGCGCACGCTATCTGGAACTGGCCGGGAAGGACAGCTCTATTCGCACCATTGATGCAACGCAGTCTTTAGACGACGTAACGCGCGACATCCAGCATACCGTGACGCAGTGGGTTCAGGAGCAAAAGGCATGA
- the yceG gene encoding cell division protein YceG produces the protein MKKMLRVVLLLIVVLGIAGGAGVWKVRQLADSKILIKEETIFTLKAGTGRQALGEQLYGDKIINRPRVFQWLLRVEPELAHFKAGTYRFTPDMTVREMLQLLESGKEAQFPLRFVEGMRLSDYLKQLRDAPYIKHTLKDDSYQAVAEALKFEHPEWVEGWFWPDTWMYTAGTTDVAILKRAHKKMVAAVESAWEGRVDGLPYKDQNQFVTMASIIEKETAVAAERDRVASVFINRLRIGMRLQTDPTVIYGMGESYTGKISRKDLETPTAYNTYVISGLPPGPIATPGEASLRAAAHPAKTPYLYFVADGKGGHTFNTNLASHNRSVQDYLKALKEKNAQ, from the coding sequence ATGAAGAAAATGTTGCGCGTTGTTCTCCTCCTTATAGTTGTGCTGGGTATTGCCGGCGGAGCGGGAGTGTGGAAAGTTCGTCAGCTGGCGGACAGTAAGATCCTGATTAAGGAAGAGACCATTTTTACCCTTAAAGCCGGCACCGGGCGTCAGGCCCTGGGCGAACAGCTTTACGGAGATAAGATTATAAACCGCCCGCGCGTGTTCCAGTGGCTGCTGCGCGTTGAGCCCGAGCTGGCGCACTTCAAGGCCGGCACCTATCGTTTTACCCCTGACATGACCGTCAGAGAGATGCTTCAGCTGCTGGAAAGCGGCAAAGAAGCGCAGTTCCCCCTGCGCTTTGTGGAAGGGATGCGCCTGAGCGATTATCTCAAACAGCTGAGAGACGCGCCGTACATCAAGCATACGCTGAAAGACGATAGCTATCAGGCGGTCGCCGAGGCGTTGAAATTTGAACATCCCGAATGGGTGGAAGGCTGGTTCTGGCCCGATACCTGGATGTACACCGCCGGCACAACGGACGTGGCTATCCTGAAGCGCGCGCATAAAAAGATGGTCGCAGCGGTGGAATCGGCGTGGGAGGGGCGCGTTGATGGCCTGCCTTATAAAGATCAAAACCAGTTCGTGACGATGGCCTCCATCATTGAAAAAGAGACGGCCGTTGCGGCAGAGCGCGACCGGGTCGCTTCGGTGTTCATCAACCGCCTGCGCATCGGCATGCGTTTGCAGACCGACCCAACCGTCATCTACGGGATGGGTGAAAGCTATACCGGTAAGATATCCAGAAAAGACCTGGAGACGCCAACGGCGTATAATACCTACGTGATTAGCGGCCTGCCGCCGGGCCCGATAGCAACACCGGGCGAAGCCTCTCTGCGAGCCGCCGCGCACCCGGCTAAAACACCGTATCTCTATTTTGTGGCTGACGGAAAAGGGGGGCATACCTTTAATACCAACCTTGCCAGCCATAATCGCTCTGTTCAGGACTATCTGAAGGCACTTAAGGAAAAAAATGCGCAGTAA
- the pabC gene encoding aminodeoxychorismate lyase has protein sequence MFLINGLEQDSLPASDRATQFGDGCFTTARILDGAVCLLDAHILRLQTACETLLIPFTQWETLRHEMRLMAAEKRVGVLKVIISRGSGGRGYSGADCEHPTRILSVSAYPAHYARWRTEGVALSLSPVRLGRNPVLAGIKHLNRLEQVLIRTHLEQTDADEALVLDSEGFITECCAANLLWRKGRDVFTPSLEQAGVKGIMRQFCLQQLARSGFRVVEVSEREDALLTADEVVICNALMPVLPVRAYGQQRWSSRELFQFLAPICEQTRSS, from the coding sequence ATGTTTTTAATCAATGGCCTTGAGCAGGACTCTTTGCCTGCAAGCGACAGGGCGACGCAGTTTGGTGATGGCTGCTTCACGACAGCACGGATCCTCGACGGCGCAGTATGCCTGCTCGACGCACATATCCTTCGCCTTCAGACCGCCTGCGAAACGTTGCTCATCCCCTTTACGCAGTGGGAAACGTTGCGCCACGAAATGCGCCTGATGGCAGCAGAAAAGCGCGTCGGGGTACTCAAAGTCATCATCAGCCGCGGCAGCGGCGGCAGAGGGTACAGCGGGGCTGACTGTGAACACCCCACGCGGATACTGTCCGTATCAGCCTATCCAGCCCATTACGCACGCTGGCGTACAGAGGGTGTTGCCTTGTCCCTTAGCCCTGTACGGCTGGGACGTAACCCTGTGCTTGCCGGAATCAAACATCTCAATCGTCTGGAGCAGGTGCTTATTCGTACTCATCTTGAGCAGACGGACGCCGATGAGGCGCTGGTTCTTGACAGCGAAGGGTTCATTACGGAATGCTGTGCGGCTAATTTACTCTGGCGGAAGGGTCGTGATGTATTCACGCCTTCACTGGAGCAGGCTGGGGTGAAGGGCATCATGCGACAGTTTTGTTTACAGCAGCTGGCACGCTCGGGCTTTCGCGTTGTCGAAGTTAGCGAAAGGGAAGACGCGCTGTTAACAGCCGATGAGGTGGTTATTTGTAACGCGTTGATGCCTGTTTTACCCGTACGCGCGTATGGCCAACAGCGTTGGTCGTCACGTGAACTGTTCCAGTTTTTAGCCCCGATATGTGAGCAAACCAGGTCGTCATGA
- the fabF gene encoding beta-ketoacyl-ACP synthase II, with protein sequence MSKRRVVVTGLGMLSPVGNTVESTWKALLAGQSGISLIDHFDTSAYATKFAGLVKDFNCEEIISRKEQRKMDAFIQYGIVAGVQAMQDSGLVITEENATRIGAAIGSGIGGLGLIEENHTSLVNGGPRKISPFFVPSTIVNMVAGHLTIMFGLRGPSISIATACTSGVHNIGQAARIIAYGDADAMVAGGAEKASTPLGVGGFGAARALSTRNDNPQAASRPWDKDRDGFVLGDGAGMIVLEEYEHAKKRGAKIYAEIVGFGMSSDAYHMTSPPENGAGAALAMENAIRDAGITPAQIGYVNAHGTSTPAGDKAETQAVKSIFGDSARRVMVSSTKSMTGHLLGAAGAVESIYSILALRDQAVPPTINLDNPDEGCDLDFVPHEARQVSGMEYTLCNSFGFGGTNGSLIFKKV encoded by the coding sequence GTGTCTAAGCGTCGTGTAGTTGTGACCGGACTTGGCATGTTGTCTCCTGTCGGCAATACCGTAGAGTCCACCTGGAAAGCTCTCCTTGCCGGTCAGAGCGGCATCAGCCTAATCGACCATTTCGATACTAGCGCCTATGCAACGAAATTTGCTGGCTTAGTAAAGGATTTTAACTGTGAAGAGATCATCTCGCGCAAAGAACAGCGCAAGATGGATGCCTTCATTCAATATGGAATTGTCGCTGGCGTACAGGCCATGCAGGATTCTGGCCTTGTCATTACGGAAGAGAACGCTACCCGTATCGGCGCCGCTATCGGCTCCGGGATTGGCGGTCTTGGCCTGATCGAGGAAAACCATACATCTTTGGTGAATGGCGGCCCGCGTAAAATCAGCCCGTTCTTCGTTCCGTCCACGATTGTTAACATGGTGGCGGGTCACCTGACCATCATGTTTGGCCTGCGTGGTCCAAGCATTTCTATCGCTACCGCATGTACGTCTGGCGTACATAACATCGGCCAGGCCGCGCGTATCATTGCGTACGGCGATGCAGATGCTATGGTTGCGGGCGGTGCTGAAAAAGCCAGTACCCCACTGGGTGTTGGTGGCTTTGGTGCAGCGCGTGCGCTCTCAACCCGTAACGATAATCCTCAGGCGGCAAGCCGTCCGTGGGATAAAGACCGTGATGGTTTCGTGCTGGGAGACGGTGCAGGCATGATCGTACTGGAAGAGTACGAACATGCGAAAAAACGTGGCGCTAAAATTTATGCTGAAATCGTTGGTTTCGGTATGAGCAGCGATGCTTACCACATGACGTCACCGCCAGAAAACGGCGCAGGTGCTGCGCTGGCAATGGAAAACGCGATTCGTGATGCGGGTATTACCCCAGCACAGATTGGTTACGTCAACGCCCACGGTACGTCTACACCAGCAGGCGATAAAGCAGAAACTCAGGCGGTTAAGTCTATCTTCGGTGACTCTGCCCGCCGCGTGATGGTGAGTTCCACGAAATCCATGACCGGCCACCTGTTGGGTGCTGCGGGTGCAGTAGAGTCAATCTACTCTATCCTTGCGCTGCGCGATCAGGCTGTTCCCCCAACCATCAACCTGGATAACCCGGATGAAGGTTGCGATCTGGACTTCGTTCCTCACGAAGCGCGCCAGGTGAGCGGTATGGAGTACACCCTGTGTAACTCCTTCGGCTTCGGCGGCACTAACGGTTCGCTGATCTTCAAAAAGGTCTGA
- the acpP gene encoding acyl carrier protein — MSTIEERVKKIIGEQLGVKQEEVVNSASFVEDLGADSLDTVELVMALEEEFDTEIPDEEAEKITTVQAAIDYINGHQA; from the coding sequence ATGAGCACTATCGAAGAACGCGTTAAGAAAATTATCGGCGAGCAGCTGGGCGTTAAGCAGGAAGAAGTTGTGAACTCCGCTTCCTTCGTTGAAGACCTGGGCGCAGATTCTCTTGACACCGTTGAGCTGGTAATGGCTCTGGAAGAAGAGTTTGATACTGAGATTCCGGACGAAGAAGCTGAGAAAATCACCACCGTTCAGGCTGCCATTGATTACATCAACGGTCACCAGGCGTAA
- the fabG gene encoding 3-oxoacyl-ACP reductase FabG, with amino-acid sequence MSFEGKIALVTGASRGIGRAIAETLVARGAKVIGTATSENGAKAISDYLGANGKGLVLNVTEPASIESVLENIRAEFGEVDILVNNAGITRDNLLMRMKDDEWNDIIETNLSSVFRLSKAVMRAMMKKRHGRIITVGSVVGTMGNAGQANYAAAKAGLIGFSKSLAREVASRGITVNVVAPGFIETDMTRALTDDQRAGTLAAVPAGRLGDPKEIASAVAFLASDEASYITGETLHVNGGMYMV; translated from the coding sequence ATGAGTTTTGAAGGAAAAATCGCACTGGTCACCGGCGCAAGCCGTGGTATTGGCCGTGCAATTGCTGAAACACTGGTTGCGCGCGGCGCGAAAGTGATTGGTACAGCAACCAGCGAGAATGGCGCTAAAGCCATCAGCGACTATCTGGGTGCGAACGGTAAAGGTCTGGTACTGAATGTGACCGAGCCTGCATCTATCGAATCTGTTCTGGAAAATATTCGCGCAGAGTTTGGCGAAGTGGATATTCTGGTAAATAATGCCGGGATCACTCGCGACAACCTGTTGATGCGAATGAAAGATGATGAGTGGAACGATATTATCGAAACCAACCTGTCATCTGTATTCCGTCTGTCAAAAGCGGTAATGCGCGCTATGATGAAAAAGCGTCATGGTCGTATTATCACTGTTGGTTCTGTGGTTGGTACCATGGGAAATGCTGGTCAGGCTAACTACGCTGCGGCGAAAGCAGGTCTGATTGGCTTCAGTAAGTCGCTGGCACGTGAAGTTGCGTCCCGCGGTATTACTGTAAACGTTGTTGCTCCGGGCTTTATTGAAACGGACATGACGCGTGCGCTGACCGATGATCAGCGTGCGGGTACACTGGCAGCAGTTCCTGCGGGGCGTCTTGGCGACCCTAAAGAAATCGCCAGTGCGGTTGCATTTTTAGCCTCTGACGAAGCGAGTTACATCACTGGTGAGACTCTCCACGTCAACGGCGGGATGTATATGGTTTAA
- the fabD gene encoding ACP S-malonyltransferase gives MTQFAFVFPGQGSQTVGMLSEMAANYPIIEETFREASDALGYDLWALTQQGPAEELNKTWQTQPALLTASVALWRVWQQQGGKAPALLAGHSLGEYSALVCAGVIAFADAVRLVELRGKFMQEAVPEGTGGMSAIIGLDDASIAKACEESAEGQVVSPVNFNSPGQVVIAGHKEAVERAGAACKAAGAKRALPLPVSVPSHCALMKPAADKLAVELEKITFNAPTISVVNNVDVKCETAPEAIRNALVCQLYSPVQWTKTVEFMASQGVEHLYEVGPGKVLTGLTKRIVDTLTASAINEPEALSAALSQ, from the coding sequence ATGACGCAATTTGCTTTTGTGTTCCCGGGACAGGGCTCTCAAACCGTTGGGATGTTGTCTGAAATGGCAGCAAACTATCCGATAATTGAAGAGACTTTCCGTGAAGCTTCTGATGCGCTGGGTTATGATCTGTGGGCGCTGACGCAGCAGGGTCCTGCTGAAGAGCTGAACAAAACCTGGCAGACTCAGCCCGCGCTGCTGACCGCGTCCGTTGCGCTGTGGCGTGTATGGCAGCAGCAGGGCGGTAAAGCACCTGCGCTGCTCGCGGGTCACAGCCTCGGCGAATACTCTGCACTGGTCTGTGCAGGCGTGATTGCCTTTGCTGACGCCGTTCGTTTAGTGGAACTGCGCGGTAAATTCATGCAGGAAGCGGTGCCTGAAGGTACGGGTGGCATGTCTGCCATTATCGGTCTGGATGATGCCTCCATTGCGAAAGCGTGTGAAGAATCTGCTGAAGGGCAGGTGGTTTCACCGGTAAACTTCAACTCGCCGGGCCAGGTTGTTATCGCCGGTCATAAAGAAGCGGTTGAACGTGCGGGTGCCGCCTGTAAAGCTGCGGGCGCGAAACGCGCGCTGCCGCTGCCTGTGAGCGTGCCGTCTCACTGTGCGCTGATGAAGCCTGCAGCCGACAAACTGGCCGTTGAGCTGGAAAAAATTACCTTTAACGCACCGACGATTTCCGTTGTGAACAACGTCGATGTGAAATGCGAAACCGCGCCGGAGGCTATCCGTAACGCACTGGTTTGCCAGCTTTACAGCCCGGTACAGTGGACCAAAACCGTTGAGTTTATGGCGTCACAGGGCGTTGAGCATCTGTATGAAGTCGGTCCTGGTAAGGTCCTCACCGGTCTGACAAAACGTATTGTTGACACCCTGACTGCCTCGGCGATTAACGAGCCGGAAGCCCTGTCAGCGGCACTCTCGCAATAA
- a CDS encoding beta-ketoacyl-ACP synthase III, with protein MYTKILGTGSYLPKQVRTNADLEKMVDTSDEWIVTRTGIRERRIAAPDETVSTMGYEAAQRALEMAGIDKEEIGLIVVATTSATHAFPSAACQVQNMLGIKGCPAFDVAAACAGFTYALSIADQYVKSGSVKYALVIGADVLARTCDPTDRGTIIIFGDGAGAVLLGQSEEPGIISTHLHADGRYGELLTLPNADRVNPDSSIYLTMAGNEVFKVAVTELAHIVDETLEANNLERSALDWLVPHQANLRIISATAKKLGMSMDNVVVTLDRHGNTSAASVPCAFDEAVRDGRIKRGQLVLLEAFGGGFTWGSALVRF; from the coding sequence ATGTATACGAAGATTTTAGGTACCGGCAGCTACCTGCCAAAACAAGTGCGTACCAACGCCGATCTTGAAAAAATGGTAGATACGTCTGACGAGTGGATTGTCACGCGCACAGGTATCCGTGAACGTCGTATCGCCGCCCCAGACGAAACCGTATCCACCATGGGTTACGAAGCTGCTCAGCGTGCGCTTGAGATGGCTGGCATCGATAAAGAAGAAATTGGTTTGATCGTGGTTGCCACGACCTCTGCCACGCATGCCTTCCCAAGCGCAGCGTGCCAGGTGCAGAACATGCTCGGTATTAAAGGCTGCCCTGCGTTTGACGTCGCCGCAGCGTGCGCAGGCTTCACCTATGCGCTGAGTATTGCCGATCAGTATGTTAAATCTGGCTCCGTCAAATATGCGCTGGTGATCGGTGCTGACGTGCTGGCGCGTACCTGCGATCCAACCGATCGCGGCACGATCATTATTTTTGGCGATGGTGCGGGCGCGGTGCTGCTGGGGCAGTCCGAAGAGCCGGGCATCATCTCGACGCATCTGCATGCCGATGGCCGTTACGGCGAGCTGTTAACGCTGCCTAACGCCGACCGAGTTAATCCGGACAGCTCTATCTACCTGACAATGGCAGGTAATGAGGTGTTCAAGGTGGCGGTAACGGAACTCGCGCATATTGTCGATGAGACGCTGGAAGCGAATAATCTCGAACGCTCCGCGCTCGACTGGCTGGTGCCGCATCAGGCAAACCTGCGCATTATCAGCGCGACGGCCAAAAAGCTGGGCATGTCGATGGATAACGTTGTGGTGACGCTGGATCGCCATGGCAACACCTCTGCGGCATCGGTACCGTGCGCATTTGATGAAGCGGTACGCGATGGACGAATCAAACGGGGCCAGCTGGTCTTGCTTGAAGCCTTCGGTGGCGGTTTCACCTGGGGTTCCGCGCTGGTTCGTTTCTAG